A stretch of Metabacillus sp. FJAT-52054 DNA encodes these proteins:
- a CDS encoding ATP-binding protein, which translates to MNIIKDFLLQLTLISIPIFIYFTLVTEKVQSHKNRKVIMAVLWGISILLCMSFPVSFGQNARLDLRIIPLLFGILYGGFWPGVFLSALIILYRLYFGISIGFYTTVIVLSISLPVLLYFQKSFARSNKDGRVKMAVGLSFFYISTGISIFGLLKGFSIDYLKVQMIHLIFVLAITWFFTMLNESIREIQKLRSDMQNSEKFRVIGELASVFAHEIRNPMQVTRGFLQLLNDPEMPNKKKEYLQISIEELDRANEIIDDFLSFGKPTVNHSQRINAGNQLQRAVSIMQSYSLNYNVEFKTNIQENCWIYANPQKLNQSLINIFKNAIESMPGGGIVWITCASTEDGNIMITIKDQGIGMTKNQMERLGSPFYSLKESGTGLGMMVSFQIVRSFQGKIQVNSEKDKGTEFIILIPRVA; encoded by the coding sequence ATGAATATAATTAAGGATTTTTTGCTGCAGCTAACACTTATTTCCATACCTATTTTCATTTATTTTACTCTTGTCACGGAGAAGGTACAGAGCCATAAAAACAGAAAGGTCATCATGGCTGTTTTGTGGGGTATTTCAATACTGTTATGCATGTCCTTCCCAGTGAGTTTTGGTCAAAATGCCCGTTTGGATCTGAGGATTATCCCTCTGCTATTCGGAATATTATACGGCGGGTTTTGGCCAGGCGTCTTTCTGTCAGCCCTTATCATCCTGTATCGCCTTTATTTTGGAATTAGTATAGGATTTTATACGACTGTTATTGTCTTATCCATATCACTGCCTGTTCTACTATATTTTCAAAAGTCCTTTGCACGTTCGAATAAAGATGGACGAGTTAAAATGGCTGTAGGGCTATCTTTTTTCTATATTTCCACAGGGATTTCCATTTTCGGATTGTTAAAGGGATTTTCCATAGACTATCTCAAAGTACAGATGATTCATCTAATCTTTGTATTAGCCATCACATGGTTCTTTACGATGTTAAATGAATCTATTAGAGAAATACAGAAGCTGCGGTCAGACATGCAAAACTCAGAAAAATTCCGGGTGATAGGTGAGCTGGCTAGTGTATTTGCTCATGAAATCAGAAATCCGATGCAAGTAACCAGAGGCTTCCTTCAGCTGCTAAACGACCCTGAAATGCCAAACAAAAAAAAGGAATACCTTCAAATTTCTATTGAAGAATTAGATCGTGCAAATGAAATTATTGATGATTTTTTATCTTTCGGTAAACCAACTGTAAATCATAGCCAGAGAATCAACGCAGGTAATCAGCTGCAGAGGGCGGTCAGCATCATGCAAAGCTACTCCCTAAACTATAATGTTGAATTTAAAACGAATATTCAGGAGAACTGCTGGATTTATGCCAATCCTCAAAAATTGAACCAATCACTGATTAATATTTTCAAAAATGCGATAGAGTCTATGCCGGGTGGCGGGATTGTCTGGATTACATGTGCTTCTACTGAAGACGGGAATATTATGATTACCATTAAGGACCAGGGAATTGGTATGACAAAAAACCAGATGGAGCGGCTCGGATCTCCGTTTTATTCCTTAAAAGAAAGCGGAACAGGATTAGGAATGATGGTAAGTTTTCAAATAGTCCGTTCTTTTCAAGGGAAAATACAAGTTAACAGTGAAAAGGATAAGGGGACGGAATTTATTATTCTTATCCCCCGGGTAGCTTAA
- a CDS encoding ribonucleotide-diphosphate reductase subunit beta produces the protein MTDIALSQRTIMDPDAPNRSTALINGRSSNILNWDDVAYPWAYSKYKKMLSNFWTPFEINMSQDVKQFKDLDEYEKDAFLKIIGLLALLDSIQTDYAGKVADYITDSSINALMIMLAQQEVIHNHSYSYVLSSIVPKNKQEEVFEYWRSEEILRERNDFVTNGYKAFAENANVENLLKSLVYDVILEGLFFYSGFAFFYNLARNQKMVATSTMINYINRDEQIHVDLFVKIFREVLVQYPEYDTPDLKVFVERTIVEAAELEIEWGRHIIGNKIEGISMKDVEDYIKFYANVRSNQLGYDRPFEGYRTNPLKWIKAYEEVDLGKSDFFEQKSRQYTKVNNVDNGFDDL, from the coding sequence ATGACAGATATTGCCCTGTCGCAGCGGACCATTATGGATCCGGATGCGCCGAATCGTTCCACTGCCCTGATCAACGGCCGGAGCTCCAACATTTTGAACTGGGATGATGTCGCCTATCCGTGGGCGTATTCCAAATATAAAAAAATGCTATCGAACTTCTGGACACCGTTTGAAATCAATATGTCTCAGGATGTTAAGCAATTTAAAGACCTCGATGAGTATGAAAAGGACGCCTTCCTGAAAATCATTGGGCTTCTCGCCCTGCTCGACAGCATTCAAACCGATTATGCAGGAAAAGTCGCTGACTACATCACAGACTCCAGCATTAACGCGCTCATGATTATGCTTGCCCAGCAGGAGGTCATTCACAATCATTCCTACTCATATGTACTCTCCAGCATCGTTCCGAAAAACAAGCAGGAGGAAGTATTCGAGTATTGGCGGAGCGAGGAAATACTAAGAGAACGGAATGACTTTGTCACTAACGGCTATAAGGCTTTTGCAGAAAACGCAAATGTTGAAAACCTGCTTAAGTCGCTTGTTTATGACGTCATTCTCGAAGGCCTGTTTTTCTACTCAGGATTCGCCTTCTTTTATAACCTCGCCCGCAATCAGAAAATGGTCGCGACGAGCACGATGATTAACTACATCAACCGCGATGAACAAATTCACGTCGATTTATTCGTGAAAATTTTCAGAGAGGTGCTTGTACAATATCCGGAATATGATACACCGGATTTGAAAGTGTTCGTGGAAAGGACCATTGTAGAAGCCGCCGAGCTTGAAATCGAATGGGGCCGCCATATAATAGGTAATAAAATTGAAGGCATCAGCATGAAAGACGTCGAGGATTATATTAAGTTTTATGCCAACGTCCGCTCCAATCAGCTCGGCTATGACCGTCCGTTTGAAGGATATAGGACAAATCCGCTCAAGTGGATCAAAGCATACGAAGAAGTCGACCTCGGCAAATCCGATTTCTTTGAGCAGAAATCACGGCAGTATACGAAAGTAAATAATGTGGATAATGGATTTGATGATTTGTAA
- a CDS encoding DMT family transporter, giving the protein MIRVYAALGGLSLIWGLSFVFIKQLVGPAGMWGTVFLRCATGALLLLPILLAKRDRIPRSIPWIPLLTIGVLNTGLPWGLIALSETVISSSSASILNATTPLWTGLIGLLFFSAVLAARQWIGLFMGLIGILIFIDFDVVKLAQENFTGVGTMLIATLCYGTSAQLTRKYLGNSGVLFTTAVSLIVGAMVGLIGMLFSQPIELSALANGPVILAIIGLGCFGSGIAQLLFYYITKEGGPEIAVSVTFLIPVTALLWGAFLLQEKISSHAIWGLLVILAGVYLATRKKKAAVSISESA; this is encoded by the coding sequence ATGATTCGTGTATACGCTGCTTTAGGAGGCCTCAGTTTAATCTGGGGACTCTCCTTTGTTTTTATTAAACAATTGGTCGGACCTGCCGGCATGTGGGGAACAGTTTTTTTACGATGTGCAACGGGAGCATTATTGCTGCTCCCGATTTTGCTTGCAAAAAGAGATAGGATTCCGCGCAGCATTCCGTGGATTCCGCTTCTGACCATTGGCGTTCTTAACACTGGTCTTCCATGGGGATTAATCGCGCTCAGTGAAACGGTCATTTCGAGCAGCTCCGCATCCATTCTGAACGCCACCACTCCGTTATGGACGGGTCTGATCGGACTCCTGTTTTTCTCGGCTGTTTTAGCTGCAAGACAGTGGATCGGGCTGTTTATGGGACTGATCGGTATCCTGATTTTCATCGACTTTGACGTTGTAAAGCTTGCTCAGGAAAATTTCACGGGTGTAGGCACGATGCTGATTGCGACTTTGTGCTATGGAACCTCAGCCCAGCTGACGAGAAAATACCTGGGCAACAGCGGAGTGCTATTTACGACTGCCGTCTCACTGATCGTCGGTGCAATGGTTGGACTGATTGGCATGCTTTTCTCACAGCCCATTGAACTTTCGGCTCTCGCCAATGGACCAGTTATCCTTGCCATTATAGGCCTCGGGTGTTTTGGATCAGGAATTGCCCAGCTTCTTTTTTATTACATTACAAAAGAAGGCGGACCGGAAATTGCCGTTTCGGTCACCTTCCTTATTCCCGTTACCGCCCTGCTGTGGGGAGCCTTTCTGCTGCAGGAAAAAATCAGCTCTCATGCCATATGGGGACTATTGGTTATTTTAGCGGGGGTTTATCTGGCGACCCGGAAAAAGAAAGCGGCAGTTTCGATTAGTGAATCTGCGTAA